GTGGTTTAAGTCTATGTTTTGCAGCAGGTTAGACCACAAAATGACGGCCCGGGTTCCAATTATGGTGAGATATCCGGGTTAAACGGACGACTGACCGACACCGCCGTTTTTCAATCCTGACGGACTGGCGGGGCATCAGGGCCACGCTCGTGGATGTCTATGGAAAGGGAAATCCGGCTCAGCCGCCATTCAACCATGACTATCAACGGGAGGGTGACACTCCTGTTTATGACGAGGCGTGGTTCATCACCACCATATGTGACAAGGTTCTTCACCATCCCGACGGCGTTCTGGAGTATCCGTTCCTGGGGGAACGCATCTTTGAAGAACCCCTTGTAGGTTTTGTGCGTGGCGACGACCCGCTGGTTGCGCGATACAAGGAGATCATCGGCCCGCATCATTTCAGCCCCGGAGAAATCATGGCGTGGCAGGCGGCGAAGAACGGCGTTCCCGCCCCGCCCGCCGAAGAGCTCTCCGTGGTGTGCGTGATTATGCCGCTTGCGAAGGACACACGACAGGACAACGCCCGGCAGGACCAATGGCCCGCCGGGCGATGGGCGCAGACCCGGCGGCTCGGGGAGATGTTCAGCCGCCTGTGGGTGCGCGAAGTCGTTTCAGAACTCATGTGCAACGGCGTGCTGGCGGTCGCACCGGACGCCACGCCCATGTTCCGGCAGAAGCGCTATTCCGGAACCGGCTGGGGGTCGCCCTGGTCTCACCGGCACATGGCCTATGCGGCGGGCCTGGGCAGTTTCGGTCTTCATGACTTTTTCATCACGGAGAAGGGATGCGCCCACCGTGCCACTAGTTTTGTGGTTCACCGGCGACTGGCGCCGAACCGGGAATGCCCGGACGACATTCATGCCGGCTGCCTGCAATGGCAGGGCATCGAATGCATGCAGTGCGCCAAACGCTGCCCTGTCGGGGCCATCGGCCCAAAGGGACACGATAAAGAGGCCTGTTTCCAGCATGTGAAAAGTTCCATAGGGAATAACACGAAAGAGCACCACATCTTCGTTTTCGGCTGCGGCCTGTGTTCTGTGGGTGTTCCCTGCGAATCACGTGACCCTGTGAAAAAAGTAGGACAAGAGAAAGGAATGCAAAATGACCGGCCAAGAGCCCACCGGGACGTCCCTTCCAGCCGACCTGGTCATTCATAACGGCCGGGTGATAGACCCGGAAACCGGACGCGATGAAATCGCCTCCGTTGCAGTCAAGGACGGCGTCATCCAGAAGATTACGCCCGGTTCCGGCATGCACCCTATTCCGGCGCGGCAAACGATTGGCGCCGCAGGAAACGTGGTATCGCCCGGATTCATCAACACCCATACCCACGAGGCGATGCTGACGGAGACAGAAGAGAATATCAAGCCCCCCTCCAATCTGTATGTCTTTGACGGCGTCACGTTCTGGCTGGGCGGCAACTGCGGCATGTCGCCGACCGGCATCCGGGTGGACACGGGCAAAGGCAAAGTTATGCAGTCCGGAAACCCGGAGAAACCCCTGCCGGAATTTCTGGACGAACTGGAGAATATCCCGCTCTACAACCATTTCGCGACCCTTAGCGGCAACATCACGCTGCGTTCCCGCATGGGTCTCAGGCATATGCAGAAGGAGAATGACGAACAGATTGGCAGGATGAAGGCCCTGCTCGCCGAAGAGGTGGCCGCCGGTTCCTTTGGATTGTCCATCGGCGCCATGTACGACATGGGCGCCACCACAAAAGCGCTGACCGAACTGGCGCGGGTCAGCCGGGAGCACGGCGGCATGGCGGCCATCCACACCCGCTACCCCACCTTCAACCTGAAACACCTGCTCTTCGGGATGAACCTGGTGGTCCCCAAACGGGCCGTCCACGAGCCCATCGAAATCTGCCGTGAAACAGGCGCCCCCTTCATCATTTCCCACATCACTGACATGAGTCAAACGGGCTCCACGGCCTGGGTGATGGAAACCATTGACAAGGCCGTGCGGGAGGGGCTTCCCGTGGCCGGAGACATTCTCGGCTCTGATTTTCTGGTTAACGATTTTTTCGTTCTCACCCTCAAGGGGAAGGTTCCCGTTCCGGTGCTGATGAGGGTCGGCAATTATTCAGTCGATCAGTTTTATGCCGGGCAAGACTACACCATTGACGGGGAGGTGGTGATAAAAAAATTCGGGCAGTGCACAAGTGAAAAGGCTGAATTCTTCCGGAAGAACATTCATCGTGCCGACCGCAGGGGTTCAGGTTTCATGGAGATGCCCATTTACTGCCGGATTGTTCCGCCGGAGGACACCATGCTGGCGCTGCGGTATCCGTGGGTGTTTGTCGGGAATGACGCGCTCGGCCAGGCGATTGACCCCGAGACCGGCGAGCCCGCCCCCCTGTTGCCCAGGGGTCTTGCCACCTTCTCGCGCCTTTTTGGGCACTGGGTCAGGGAGCAAAACGCCATCTCCCTGCAGCAGGCGATTTTCAAGGCCAGCACCGCCCCGGCAATGTGGCTGGGACTGGAAAAGAAAGGCAGGATTCAGGAGGGATGCGACGCGGACATCGTCATCTTCAATCCCGACACCATCATTGATCGCGCAGGCTGGGAGGAAGGCACCATGAACCAGAAACCCGACGGCATCAGCCACGTCATCGTGGGCGGGGAAGTCGTGGTTGAAAACAACCAACTGACCGGAGCCACACCAGGAAGACTGGTGCGCCGCACATGGACCATCCCGGGAGACACATCAGCCATCATGTCATTGTTTGAAAAGAGATTCGGACGACGGACGGAAGCCGCGCCTGAAAAGGCCAGGGCAAAAACATGAAACGGCTGCCATAATCGGAAATCCCGGACGGTAACGTAACGACGGCCCAGGCGGCCCCACAGCCGGACCCCTCTTCCCGGTGAGTGCCTGTCGCGTGCGCAAAAAGGTATCATGTACCGCAGTGGAACCACCAACCCTTTATGGCAACGTGCCGGGAGACCGCAATTATGTCATCACACTGGAATGGAACCGCGCCCCTATGGGCTCTTGCGCTCATGACCGGTCTCTGCGCCTGCGGGAACGGCGTCTCCGCGAATGTGGTGATTGACGCCGCTGACACGCGCGAACCTGTGTCCCCCTATGTCTACGGGCAGTTCATTGAGCATCTGGGCCGCTGCATTTACGGGGGTATCTGGGCGGAGATGCTGGAGGACCGGAAGTTCTTCCATCCCGTGGACGGGGAGAAGTCCGGCTGGGAGGAGCACGCCGGGAAGAAGGTGTCGTGGGAGGGCGAGGGCATCCCCTACGAAATCCTGAAGGCGTCGCCCTGGCAGATTATCGGGCCGAAGAGCGCCGTGGCCATGAACACGGACGACCCGTTCACGGGGGAGCACGACCCGGTAATCGCACTGGACGGCGGCGTTGAAGCGCGGGGCATTTACCATCCGCGCCTCGCGCTGGAAAAGGACAGGCGTTACACCGGGCGCATCGTCATGAAGGCGGCAGGCGCTGTGGGCCGCGTCGAGGCGGCGCTTCAGTGGGCGGACGGCGGGGAGGACGTTGCGGTGTTTGAAAACCCCGGCGGCGCATTTGAAACGCGCCAGTTCACCCTCACTTCCGGGGGTGACACGGGGGACGGAAAACTCGTCATACGCTGCTGGGGCCAGGGCGCGGTGCATGTCGGCGCCGTGTCGCTGATGCCGGAGAACAACGTGGAGGGGTTCCGCGCGGACGTGCTGGCGCTGTTGCGAGAGCTGGACGCGCCCGTCTACCGCTGGCCCGGCGGCAACTTCGTCAGCGGCTACGACTGGCGCGACGGCATAGGCGACCGGGACCGGCGCCCCCCGCGCAAGAACCCGGCCTGGACCGGAGTCGAGCACAACGACGTGGGCATCCATGAATACCTGCGCCTGTGCGAGCTCATCAAGACGGAGCCGTTCATCGCCCTGAACACCGGCCTGGGAGAGGTGGCGGAGG
This sequence is a window from Candidatus Hydrogenedentota bacterium. Protein-coding genes within it:
- a CDS encoding amidohydrolase family protein, whose translation is MTGQEPTGTSLPADLVIHNGRVIDPETGRDEIASVAVKDGVIQKITPGSGMHPIPARQTIGAAGNVVSPGFINTHTHEAMLTETEENIKPPSNLYVFDGVTFWLGGNCGMSPTGIRVDTGKGKVMQSGNPEKPLPEFLDELENIPLYNHFATLSGNITLRSRMGLRHMQKENDEQIGRMKALLAEEVAAGSFGLSIGAMYDMGATTKALTELARVSREHGGMAAIHTRYPTFNLKHLLFGMNLVVPKRAVHEPIEICRETGAPFIISHITDMSQTGSTAWVMETIDKAVREGLPVAGDILGSDFLVNDFFVLTLKGKVPVPVLMRVGNYSVDQFYAGQDYTIDGEVVIKKFGQCTSEKAEFFRKNIHRADRRGSGFMEMPIYCRIVPPEDTMLALRYPWVFVGNDALGQAIDPETGEPAPLLPRGLATFSRLFGHWVREQNAISLQQAIFKASTAPAMWLGLEKKGRIQEGCDADIVIFNPDTIIDRAGWEEGTMNQKPDGISHVIVGGEVVVENNQLTGATPGRLVRRTWTIPGDTSAIMSLFEKRFGRRTEAAPEKARAKT
- a CDS encoding epoxyqueuosine reductase yields the protein MDVYGKGNPAQPPFNHDYQREGDTPVYDEAWFITTICDKVLHHPDGVLEYPFLGERIFEEPLVGFVRGDDPLVARYKEIIGPHHFSPGEIMAWQAAKNGVPAPPAEELSVVCVIMPLAKDTRQDNARQDQWPAGRWAQTRRLGEMFSRLWVREVVSELMCNGVLAVAPDATPMFRQKRYSGTGWGSPWSHRHMAYAAGLGSFGLHDFFITEKGCAHRATSFVVHRRLAPNRECPDDIHAGCLQWQGIECMQCAKRCPVGAIGPKGHDKEACFQHVKSSIGNNTKEHHIFVFGCGLCSVGVPCESRDPVKKVGQEKGMQNDRPRAHRDVPSSRPGHS